CGCCCAGCTTGTGCTGGATGTGGGGCTGAACCCCCAGTATCTGGCCATGGAAGGCGCGCGTCTGCAGGACGAGTCCGGCATGGAGGGGGCGCCTGAAGAGGAAGACGACGACGACTTCCAGCTCGGCCCGGAGGATTCCGGGCCTGTTGCGGCACCGCCAGAGCCAGAGCCCGCCGCGGCGCCGCCTGCGGCTGCACCGGCGCCTGCCGCTCCTGCGCAGCCCCCTGAAGCGCCTGCCGCGGCGCCCGTTGGATCGGGCGCAGTCGCGCCGGTGGTGCTTCTCATTGACGACGATGGCCTGACGCTCTCACTGCTCGAAAAGAAATTCGCCGAGCGCGGTTTCGCGGTGCAGAGCGCGTCGAATTCTGCCGAGGGAATGGCGGCCTATGACAGGCTCGCCGCCCAGGGAAAGCCGGTTTATCTGGTGGTGGACCTGCTGATGCCGCGCTCGGATGGCGCGGGAATTCTGGGCGGCCTCGAAGTGCTCGAGTTCATCCGCGGCAAGTCCGAAGCCATCCACATCGTCCTGGTCACGGACTACGACAACGAAGACGCCCGCCAGAAGGCGCAGGGCATGAAGGTCGATGCCTTTTTGCGCAAGCCCCGGCGCGCCCAGCTCAATCCGGACGCCGACACTCCCGAACTCAGCAGCTTCCTGGACGAACTGGGGCCCATGCTGGCCACCTGGGCGGCGAAGGAACCGGCACCCCCTGCCGCGCCCGCACCGGCGCCCGCCGCCGCGCCTGCACCGGTTGCTGCCACGGCGGTTGAGCCCGACGAAGACGACTTCGACGACGACGTGGGCGAGGACACGGTCAACATCCGCGACGAGCTTGCCAAGGAATTCGAGGACGGCTTTTTCACCGAGAGTGCGGCCCCGCAGGCGCACGCCAGCCGCGGGCTTGCCATGCTCAAGGCCATGACCGACGAGCTCAACGATCCCAACTCCAGCATGGAGATTACCC
The sequence above is a segment of the Chrysiogenia bacterium genome. Coding sequences within it:
- a CDS encoding DUF4388 domain-containing protein — encoded protein: MSLVGNLEDLGLGDILQIVSLSRKSGVLHLEQDTREGAIIFRDGQVVCAYSTKLRRPLGELLVEQGMVTPAQLAQAVETWTDSGKRDSLSSHIERDVGTDHEQIQSVIRSTVEKTVYHLFRWREGTFNFELKDVEEELKALDPDDAQLVLDVGLNPQYLAMEGARLQDESGMEGAPEEEDDDDFQLGPEDSGPVAAPPEPEPAAAPPAAAPAPAAPAQPPEAPAAAPVGSGAVAPVVLLIDDDGLTLSLLEKKFAERGFAVQSASNSAEGMAAYDRLAAQGKPVYLVVDLLMPRSDGAGILGGLEVLEFIRGKSEAIHIVLVTDYDNEDARQKAQGMKVDAFLRKPRRAQLNPDADTPELSSFLDELGPMLATWAAKEPAPPAAPAPAPAAAPAPVAATAVEPDEDDFDDDVGEDTVNIRDELAKEFEDGFFTESAAPQAHASRGLAMLKAMTDELNDPNSSMEIT